One genomic region from Listeria monocytogenes encodes:
- the uvrC gene encoding excinuclease ABC subunit UvrC — translation MSSEHIQNKLALLPDQPGCYLMKDRQGTIIYVGKAKILKNRVRSYFSGTHDSKTQRLVQEIVDFEYIVTSSNVEALLLEINLIKKHDPRFNIRLKDDKTYPFIKITNERHPRLIITRQVKKDKGKYFGPYPNVYAANEVKRILDRLYPLRKCSTLPNKVCLYYHLGQCLAPCVFDVEASKYKEMQDEIVAFLNGGYKTVKNDLMKKMQEAAENMEFEKAGEFRDQINAIETTMEKQKMTMNDFVDRDVFGYAIDKGWMCVQVFFIRQGKLIERDVSQFPFYNDADEDFLTFIGQFYQKTNHIPPKEIYLPDDVDSEAVQAIVPDTKIIVPQRGNKKDLVKLAYKNAKIALNEKFMLLERNEERTVGAVERLGEAMGIPTPSRVEAFDNSNIHGTDPVSAMVTFLDGKPSKNDYRKYKIKTVEGPDDYATMREVIRRRYWRVLKEGLPMPDLILIDGGKGQIDSAKDVLTNELGLDIPVAGLAKDDKHRTSQLLFGDPLEIVPLERNSQEFYLLQRMQDEVHRFAITFHRQLRSKTGFQSILDGIPGVGPGRKKKLLKHFGSMKKLKEASIEEIKEAGVPLNVAEEVHKHITAFNEKAKNTEQK, via the coding sequence ATGTCTTCTGAACATATCCAAAATAAACTAGCGCTTCTGCCAGACCAACCTGGTTGTTATTTGATGAAAGATAGACAAGGAACCATCATTTATGTTGGGAAAGCAAAAATTTTAAAAAATCGTGTTCGCTCTTATTTTTCGGGAACGCACGACAGTAAAACGCAACGCTTAGTCCAAGAAATTGTGGACTTTGAATATATAGTAACATCATCCAACGTAGAAGCATTGCTACTAGAAATTAATTTAATTAAAAAACACGACCCACGTTTTAATATTCGCCTAAAAGATGATAAAACTTACCCGTTTATTAAAATCACGAACGAACGACATCCACGCCTGATTATTACCCGCCAAGTAAAAAAAGACAAAGGGAAATATTTCGGCCCGTATCCAAATGTCTACGCTGCAAATGAAGTAAAACGTATTTTAGATCGACTGTATCCATTACGTAAATGCAGTACGCTACCAAATAAAGTGTGTTTGTACTATCACCTTGGACAATGCCTTGCCCCGTGTGTATTTGACGTGGAAGCAAGTAAGTATAAAGAAATGCAAGACGAGATAGTCGCATTCCTAAATGGCGGCTATAAAACCGTCAAAAATGATTTAATGAAAAAAATGCAAGAAGCAGCTGAAAATATGGAATTTGAAAAAGCAGGGGAATTTCGCGACCAAATCAACGCAATCGAAACAACGATGGAAAAACAAAAAATGACGATGAATGATTTCGTTGACCGTGATGTCTTTGGTTATGCAATTGATAAAGGCTGGATGTGCGTCCAAGTATTCTTCATTCGTCAAGGGAAACTGATTGAGCGCGATGTTTCCCAGTTTCCATTTTATAATGATGCGGATGAAGATTTCCTCACATTTATTGGTCAATTTTACCAAAAAACCAATCATATTCCGCCTAAAGAAATTTATTTGCCAGATGATGTTGATAGCGAAGCCGTTCAAGCGATCGTTCCCGACACAAAAATCATCGTACCACAACGCGGAAACAAAAAAGATCTCGTAAAACTTGCTTACAAAAATGCTAAAATTGCCTTAAACGAAAAATTTATGCTACTTGAACGTAATGAAGAACGCACAGTCGGAGCAGTAGAACGACTTGGTGAAGCAATGGGAATCCCAACTCCATCACGTGTGGAAGCCTTCGATAACTCCAATATTCACGGTACAGACCCAGTTTCCGCGATGGTCACATTCCTCGATGGCAAACCAAGTAAAAATGATTACCGTAAATACAAAATCAAAACCGTAGAAGGACCTGATGATTACGCAACGATGCGCGAAGTTATCCGCCGCCGTTACTGGCGAGTGCTTAAAGAAGGGCTACCAATGCCTGATTTAATCTTAATTGATGGTGGTAAAGGACAAATTGACAGTGCCAAAGATGTCCTAACGAATGAGCTAGGCTTAGATATTCCAGTAGCAGGACTTGCAAAAGACGACAAACACCGCACTAGTCAACTATTATTTGGGGATCCATTAGAAATTGTTCCACTCGAAAGAAACAGCCAAGAATTCTATTTGCTACAGCGCATGCAAGATGAAGTCCATCGTTTTGCCATTACATTCCACCGTCAACTCCGTAGCAAAACTGGCTTCCAATCCATTCTTGACGGCATCCCAGGAGTAGGACCCGGTCGCAAGAAAAAATTGCTTAAACACTTCGGCTCCATGAAAAAATTAAAAGAAGCATCTATAGAAGAAATTAAAGAAGCCGGTGTCCCTTTGAATGTTGCTGAGGAAGTGCATAAACACATCACAGCATTCAATGAAAAAGCAAAAAATACCGAGCAAAAATGA
- a CDS encoding aspartate kinase produces the protein MGLVVLKFGGTSVSTVDKIGKTADQAIYEKKQGNKVIVVVSAMGKSTDKLVAMAEEISEAPDKREMDMLLSTGEQITIALLAMTLKEKGHDAISYTGWQAGIETEAVHSNARIADIDSARIESALDAGQIVVVAGFQGFTTDGEITTLGRGGSDTTAVAIASALNAEKCAICTDVVGVFTTDPRYVKKAQKLEQITYDEMLELANLGAGVLHPRSVEYAKNFRIPLEVRASHEQVPGTMIEEDLTMENTKVVRGIAFEDQITRVTIHWKQKEAMRVSKVFTKLAENNIDVDIIIQGITGLGHGNLSFTIKTSALLATLAVLEESKELLQIEKLESEQELAKVSIVGSGMVSNPGVAAQMFEALTENNIPIKMISTSEIKVSTVVPARKMVEAAQVLHDQFELDK, from the coding sequence TTGGGACTAGTCGTATTAAAATTTGGTGGAACATCTGTGAGCACGGTGGATAAAATCGGGAAAACAGCAGATCAAGCCATTTATGAAAAAAAACAAGGAAATAAAGTCATCGTCGTCGTTTCCGCAATGGGGAAATCAACCGACAAATTAGTCGCAATGGCGGAAGAAATTAGCGAGGCACCAGATAAACGCGAAATGGATATGCTACTTTCTACCGGTGAACAAATCACAATTGCTTTACTTGCGATGACATTAAAAGAAAAAGGGCACGATGCTATATCCTATACAGGATGGCAAGCGGGAATTGAAACAGAAGCCGTACATAGTAATGCGAGAATTGCCGATATTGATAGTGCTCGTATTGAATCTGCGCTTGATGCGGGACAAATTGTTGTTGTTGCAGGTTTTCAAGGTTTCACAACAGATGGTGAAATTACTACATTAGGACGAGGTGGATCAGACACAACCGCCGTCGCCATTGCCTCAGCTCTAAACGCCGAAAAATGCGCGATTTGTACGGATGTAGTCGGTGTATTTACAACAGATCCACGCTACGTGAAAAAAGCCCAAAAGCTGGAGCAAATCACCTATGATGAAATGTTAGAATTAGCTAATCTTGGTGCCGGCGTTTTACATCCACGCTCCGTTGAATATGCCAAAAATTTCCGAATTCCGCTTGAAGTTAGAGCGAGTCACGAACAAGTACCAGGAACAATGATCGAGGAGGATTTAACAATGGAAAATACCAAAGTAGTCCGTGGAATTGCTTTTGAAGACCAAATCACCCGTGTAACTATCCACTGGAAACAAAAAGAAGCAATGCGAGTTTCTAAAGTCTTTACAAAATTAGCAGAAAATAATATTGATGTAGATATTATTATCCAAGGAATTACTGGACTAGGTCACGGTAATCTATCCTTCACTATCAAAACAAGCGCACTGTTAGCCACACTAGCAGTTTTAGAAGAAAGCAAAGAATTACTTCAAATCGAAAAGCTAGAGTCCGAGCAAGAATTAGCGAAAGTATCTATAGTTGGCTCTGGAATGGTAAGTAATCCAGGTGTAGCTGCACAAATGTTTGAAGCTTTAACAGAAAATAATATTCCAATAAAAATGATTAGCACATCCGAAATCAAAGTTTCTACTGTCGTACCAGCTCGTAAAATGGTCGAAGCAGCCCAAGTTTTACACGACCAATTTGAACTCGATAAATAA
- a CDS encoding YslB family protein, giving the protein MVIMVYESGVSEMTENEQNKHEEKALVPSFGLDLLRDYLIPELLGDEAPHIMYWAGKDLARKFPLDSLEEVAEFFEEASWGNFSILKEKKDEMRLLLEGETVAARFRTQEEPTFKLEAGFIAEQLQSQKKLYTESYDEIDKRKKQVTIIVKWDRKETIDNEERY; this is encoded by the coding sequence TTGGTTATAATGGTGTATGAAAGTGGGGTATCCGAAATGACAGAAAATGAACAAAATAAACACGAGGAAAAAGCTCTCGTTCCAAGCTTTGGTTTAGATTTACTACGAGATTATTTAATTCCTGAATTACTTGGAGATGAGGCACCTCACATTATGTACTGGGCGGGGAAAGACTTGGCACGCAAATTTCCACTCGATTCTCTAGAAGAAGTAGCAGAATTTTTTGAAGAAGCCTCTTGGGGTAATTTTAGCATTTTGAAAGAAAAGAAAGATGAAATGCGTTTACTTTTAGAAGGTGAAACAGTAGCTGCTCGTTTCCGTACACAAGAAGAACCTACATTTAAACTTGAAGCTGGCTTTATCGCAGAACAATTGCAATCACAGAAAAAGCTGTATACAGAAAGCTATGATGAAATTGATAAACGTAAAAAACAAGTAACCATTATCGTTAAATGGGATCGTAAAGAAACGATTGATAACGAAGAACGCTACTAA
- the racE gene encoding glutamate racemase, producing the protein MKQAIGFIDSGVGGLTVVREVLKQLPHEQVYYLGDTARCPYGPRDKEEVAKFTWEMTNFLVDRGIKMLVIACNTATAAALYDIREKLDIPVIGVIQPGSRAALKATRNNKIGVLGTLGTVESMAYPTALKGLNRRVEVDSLACPKFVSVVESGEYKSAIAKKVVAESLLPLKSTKIDTVILGCTHYPLLKPIIENFMGDGVAVINSGEETASEVSALLDYHNLLDATDEEIEHRFFTTGSTQIFKDIAKDWLNMPDMTVEHIKLGK; encoded by the coding sequence GTGAAACAAGCTATTGGCTTTATTGATTCGGGAGTAGGCGGTTTGACAGTAGTGCGAGAAGTGCTAAAACAGCTACCCCATGAACAAGTATATTATTTAGGTGATACCGCACGCTGCCCTTATGGACCACGCGACAAAGAAGAAGTAGCTAAGTTTACTTGGGAAATGACTAATTTTCTAGTAGACCGTGGTATCAAAATGCTCGTAATTGCATGTAATACAGCGACAGCAGCAGCTTTATATGATATTCGTGAAAAATTGGATATTCCTGTGATTGGTGTAATCCAACCAGGTTCAAGAGCCGCTCTCAAAGCAACAAGAAACAACAAAATTGGCGTATTAGGAACACTTGGTACAGTCGAAAGCATGGCTTACCCAACAGCGCTCAAAGGACTGAACCGCAGAGTTGAGGTTGATTCACTCGCATGTCCAAAATTTGTATCTGTCGTAGAATCGGGCGAATACAAAAGCGCCATTGCCAAAAAAGTAGTAGCCGAATCACTCTTACCACTGAAAAGTACCAAGATTGATACGGTGATTTTGGGCTGTACACATTACCCACTTTTAAAACCAATTATCGAGAACTTTATGGGAGACGGCGTTGCTGTTATTAACTCCGGAGAAGAAACTGCTAGTGAAGTTAGCGCGTTACTGGATTACCATAATTTATTAGATGCTACAGACGAAGAAATTGAGCACCGTTTTTTCACTACGGGCTCGACACAAATTTTTAAAGATATTGCAAAAGACTGGTTAAATATGCCAGATATGACTGTAGAACATATTAAATTAGGAAAATAA
- the rph gene encoding ribonuclease PH translates to MRVDGRESNALRNIEITPDYLMHPEGSVLIASGNTKVICSASVETKVPPFMRGEGRGWISAEYSMLPRATNTRNIRESSKGKVTGRTMEIQRLIGRALRAVVDLDALGERTIWLDCDVIQADGGTRTASITGAFIAMVMAIAKLDEAVPFAKFPVKDFLAATSVGVLEEGGTVLDLNYVEDSAAQVDMNIIMTGSGAFVELQGTGEEATFSETELAELIALGKKGISELIEIQKETLGDKVTARIKGE, encoded by the coding sequence ATGAGAGTTGATGGAAGAGAAAGCAATGCATTAAGAAATATCGAAATAACACCAGATTATTTAATGCATCCAGAAGGTTCTGTTCTAATTGCATCAGGAAATACAAAAGTTATCTGTTCTGCAAGTGTAGAAACAAAAGTTCCACCATTTATGCGAGGTGAAGGCCGTGGCTGGATTTCTGCTGAATACTCGATGTTACCACGAGCAACGAATACACGTAATATCCGCGAATCTTCCAAAGGTAAAGTAACCGGTAGAACGATGGAAATTCAACGTTTAATCGGACGAGCGCTCCGTGCAGTTGTTGATTTAGATGCACTTGGCGAGAGGACTATCTGGCTTGATTGCGACGTTATCCAAGCAGATGGAGGCACACGTACAGCTTCTATCACGGGCGCATTCATCGCGATGGTCATGGCAATCGCCAAACTAGACGAAGCTGTACCATTTGCTAAATTTCCTGTCAAAGATTTCCTAGCAGCAACTAGCGTAGGTGTTTTAGAAGAGGGTGGAACAGTACTTGACCTTAACTACGTAGAAGACAGCGCAGCGCAAGTAGATATGAATATTATCATGACTGGTAGCGGCGCTTTTGTAGAACTTCAAGGAACTGGCGAAGAAGCTACATTCTCAGAAACAGAACTGGCTGAACTAATTGCCCTAGGTAAAAAAGGAATTAGCGAACTAATCGAAATCCAAAAAGAAACACTCGGAGATAAAGTCACAGCGCGGATTAAAGGAGAATAA
- a CDS encoding XTP/dITP diphosphatase produces the protein MSKIIIATANKGKAKEFEKIFAKFNIEVATLADFPEIGEIEETGTTFAENAALKAETVASLLNQTVIADDSGLIVDALDGAPGVYSARYAGVAHDDAKNNEKLLKNLEGVEPDNRTARFHCTLAVATPSEKTSFYTGEVEGVIAEQLCGTNGFGYDPLFFLPEFGLTMAEIPAEKKNEISHRANAIKQLEKDLAEVVEKVTKK, from the coding sequence ATGAGTAAAATTATTATCGCCACCGCAAATAAAGGAAAAGCAAAAGAATTCGAAAAAATCTTTGCGAAATTTAATATCGAAGTAGCAACCCTTGCTGATTTTCCAGAAATTGGTGAAATAGAAGAAACTGGAACAACCTTTGCCGAAAATGCCGCTCTTAAAGCAGAAACGGTCGCTAGCCTGCTAAACCAAACTGTTATTGCAGATGATTCCGGTTTAATCGTAGACGCGCTTGACGGAGCTCCTGGCGTCTATTCCGCACGTTATGCAGGTGTCGCTCACGATGATGCCAAAAATAACGAAAAACTACTTAAAAACTTAGAAGGCGTTGAACCGGACAACAGAACGGCTCGTTTCCACTGTACACTTGCTGTAGCGACACCTTCTGAGAAAACATCTTTTTATACAGGTGAAGTAGAGGGCGTTATCGCAGAACAATTGTGTGGAACAAATGGTTTCGGTTACGATCCATTATTTTTCTTACCAGAATTTGGTCTAACAATGGCAGAAATTCCAGCTGAGAAAAAGAATGAAATTAGCCACCGTGCTAATGCGATTAAACAATTAGAAAAAGATTTAGCAGAAGTAGTAGAAAAAGTAACCAAAAAGTGA
- a CDS encoding metallophosphoesterase produces MKLLVVSDSHSERDCLIHLKEKYKNTVDAMIHCGDSELEADDPAIQGFHTVRGNCDFGGGFPNDWVGEVDGYRIFTTHGHLYNIKMTLMNLRYRARELNADFAFFGHSHELGVDMLDDTIILNPGSISLPRGRIRIKTYALINSTPEGIQVRFMDRDDNELTDLTQTFPLTNNEA; encoded by the coding sequence ATGAAATTATTAGTAGTTAGCGACAGCCACTCAGAACGTGACTGCTTAATTCATCTTAAAGAAAAATACAAAAATACAGTCGATGCGATGATTCACTGTGGTGATTCTGAATTAGAAGCTGACGATCCTGCGATTCAGGGATTTCATACTGTTCGAGGCAACTGTGACTTTGGCGGAGGCTTTCCAAATGATTGGGTAGGAGAAGTAGATGGCTACCGTATTTTCACCACGCACGGACATCTGTATAACATCAAAATGACACTCATGAATTTACGGTATCGCGCACGTGAACTAAACGCAGATTTTGCCTTTTTTGGTCACTCTCATGAATTAGGAGTAGACATGCTAGACGACACCATCATTTTAAACCCAGGAAGCATTTCCTTACCAAGAGGGCGCATCCGTATCAAAACATACGCTCTTATCAATTCAACACCAGAAGGCATCCAAGTTCGATTCATGGACCGAGATGACAACGAACTAACAGACCTAACCCAAACCTTCCCATTAACGAATAACGAAGCATAA
- a CDS encoding YdeI/OmpD-associated family protein, with protein sequence MAKTELNPKVDAFLNKPSKWQAEFKTLRDIAIGFELEEELKWGKPCYAINGSNVFLIHGFKNYCALLFMKGALLHDPENILVQQTENVQAGRQIRFTNLQEILDQKEILKKYIQNAIEVEKAGLEVELKPREETPIPEELLAKFEEMPALQTAFEALTPGRQKAYLLYFAAPKQSKTRVSRIEKYEATILDGLGLND encoded by the coding sequence ATGGCAAAAACAGAATTAAACCCTAAAGTCGATGCGTTTCTAAATAAACCATCCAAATGGCAAGCTGAATTCAAAACATTAAGAGATATAGCGATTGGTTTTGAACTAGAAGAAGAACTCAAATGGGGCAAACCTTGTTATGCTATTAATGGCAGTAATGTTTTCTTAATCCATGGTTTTAAAAACTACTGCGCCCTACTCTTTATGAAAGGCGCACTGCTCCATGATCCGGAAAACATTTTAGTGCAGCAAACAGAAAATGTGCAAGCTGGCAGACAAATCCGCTTTACGAATTTACAAGAAATCCTTGATCAAAAAGAAATTCTAAAGAAGTATATTCAAAATGCGATTGAAGTTGAAAAAGCTGGGTTAGAAGTAGAGCTTAAACCAAGAGAAGAAACGCCTATCCCGGAAGAATTACTCGCGAAATTTGAAGAAATGCCCGCGCTACAAACAGCTTTTGAAGCCTTGACTCCTGGTCGTCAAAAAGCTTACTTACTTTATTTTGCGGCTCCAAAGCAATCGAAAACGCGTGTTTCGCGCATTGAGAAATATGAAGCAACAATTTTAGACGGGTTAGGACTTAATGATTAA
- a CDS encoding VOC family protein produces MTLNVYLNFRTQSRDAIAFYEEIFGTKCTDLMTYGEIETSEKPIEDSLKDLVMNASLVMDGVKVMFSDVPKSMPLTFGDNITFVIDTSDEIKLTKQFHQLAEGGNVVMPLAKTFWSEKFGEVTDKFGVGWKLNLS; encoded by the coding sequence ATGACGTTGAATGTTTACTTGAATTTTAGAACACAATCCAGAGATGCTATCGCGTTTTATGAAGAAATTTTTGGAACAAAGTGTACAGATTTGATGACATATGGGGAAATCGAAACAAGTGAGAAACCTATAGAAGATTCGCTAAAGGACTTAGTTATGAACGCTAGCTTAGTCATGGACGGGGTTAAAGTCATGTTTTCCGACGTACCTAAGTCTATGCCACTTACATTTGGCGATAATATTACGTTTGTTATTGATACATCCGACGAAATAAAATTGACCAAACAATTCCATCAGCTTGCAGAAGGTGGTAATGTCGTTATGCCACTTGCCAAAACATTCTGGTCGGAAAAATTTGGAGAGGTTACAGATAAGTTTGGTGTCGGTTGGAAGCTCAATTTATCATGA
- a CDS encoding histidine phosphatase family protein, with translation MKKTLYLMRHGQTLFNQRKKIQGFCDAPLTDLGINQAKIAGSYFKENNITFDQAYSSTSERASDTLELITDKSYLRLKGLKEWNFGTFEGESEDLNPPLPYGDFFATYGGEREVDFRDRLVATMEHIMSQDNHDTVLAVSHGAACAQFARHWGKTSTIGQVTGLKNCCILKFEYENGRFTLVNFINHDFDKGTHIESTK, from the coding sequence ATGAAAAAAACATTGTATTTAATGCGCCACGGTCAAACATTATTTAATCAACGTAAAAAAATTCAAGGTTTTTGCGATGCACCACTTACCGATCTCGGGATTAACCAAGCAAAAATCGCTGGTAGTTACTTTAAAGAAAACAATATAACATTCGATCAAGCTTACAGTTCCACATCAGAGCGCGCATCTGACACGTTAGAGCTGATTACGGACAAAAGCTATCTACGGTTGAAAGGATTGAAAGAATGGAATTTTGGTACTTTTGAAGGCGAGAGCGAAGACCTAAATCCACCGCTCCCATATGGAGATTTTTTTGCTACCTATGGGGGAGAGCGAGAAGTGGATTTCAGAGATCGTTTAGTAGCAACAATGGAACATATCATGAGTCAAGATAATCATGATACTGTCCTTGCCGTTTCTCACGGAGCAGCCTGTGCCCAATTTGCCAGGCATTGGGGAAAAACAAGCACTATCGGTCAGGTAACAGGACTGAAAAATTGTTGCATTTTAAAATTTGAATATGAAAACGGTAGATTTACCTTAGTTAATTTTATAAATCATGATTTTGATAAGGGTACGCATATAGAAAGCACTAAATAA
- the dbpA gene encoding ATP-dependent RNA helicase DbpA: MNNLKLSEEIKRAINELGYTEATPVQKAVIPVALTGEDIVAKSQTGSGKTAAFAIPIAEQVEWEENKPQALIIVPTRELAMQVKTECTNIGRFKRVKAAAIYGQSPFAKQKLELSQKNHIVVGTPGRLLDHIEKGSLNVDKVAHLVLDEVDEMLSMGFIDQVEDILSRLPKQRQNLFFSATMPEEMQDLIKRYQDNPMVIEMASEKTNPIFHVEMQTDNKEKTLKDVLITENPDSAIIFCNTKNQVDELTDLLDVKASKIHGGLRQEDRFRAMDDFKSGKSRFLIATDVAGRGIDVDNVSLVINYDLPIEKENYVHRIGRTGRAGKSGKAISFVKTNENPLLRDIEEMLDVTIEKKRKPTVIEVKANEEAFHKKQQKRPTIKKARGEKLNKNIMKLYFNGGKKKKIRAVDFVGTISKLEGITAEDIGIITIEDHVSFVEILNGKGPAVLEMMRSRKVKGRRLKVNEARKR; encoded by the coding sequence ATGAATAATTTAAAATTAAGTGAAGAAATTAAAAGAGCGATTAATGAACTAGGATATACAGAAGCAACACCTGTTCAAAAAGCGGTAATTCCAGTTGCCTTAACAGGAGAAGATATTGTTGCTAAATCACAAACTGGTAGTGGGAAAACAGCAGCATTTGCTATTCCCATTGCAGAACAGGTTGAATGGGAAGAAAATAAGCCACAAGCACTAATCATCGTTCCAACACGAGAACTTGCAATGCAAGTCAAGACAGAATGTACGAATATCGGACGATTTAAACGTGTCAAAGCTGCAGCAATATATGGACAATCACCATTTGCTAAACAAAAATTAGAACTAAGCCAAAAAAATCATATAGTCGTTGGGACCCCTGGTCGCCTACTTGACCATATTGAAAAAGGATCACTGAATGTCGACAAGGTTGCCCATTTAGTTTTAGATGAAGTAGATGAAATGTTAAGCATGGGATTTATTGATCAAGTGGAAGATATCCTTAGCCGCTTACCAAAACAGCGCCAAAATCTATTTTTCTCTGCAACTATGCCAGAAGAAATGCAAGATTTGATCAAACGTTACCAAGATAATCCAATGGTTATCGAAATGGCATCAGAAAAAACAAATCCTATCTTCCACGTGGAGATGCAAACAGATAATAAAGAAAAAACGTTAAAAGATGTTTTAATTACGGAAAACCCGGATAGTGCGATTATTTTTTGCAATACAAAAAATCAAGTCGATGAACTCACTGATTTACTTGATGTAAAAGCTAGTAAAATTCATGGTGGCTTAAGACAAGAAGATCGTTTCCGAGCAATGGATGATTTCAAAAGTGGCAAATCGCGTTTCTTAATTGCGACAGATGTGGCAGGGCGTGGAATAGATGTGGATAATGTATCGTTAGTCATTAACTACGATTTACCAATTGAAAAAGAAAATTATGTGCATCGTATCGGTCGTACTGGACGCGCTGGCAAAAGTGGGAAAGCTATTAGTTTCGTGAAAACAAATGAAAATCCACTTTTGCGTGATATTGAAGAGATGCTCGATGTTACAATTGAAAAAAAACGTAAACCGACAGTGATTGAAGTGAAAGCAAACGAAGAAGCTTTCCACAAAAAACAACAAAAGCGCCCAACAATCAAAAAAGCTCGTGGGGAAAAATTAAATAAAAACATTATGAAACTGTATTTTAACGGGGGCAAAAAGAAAAAAATCCGTGCGGTAGATTTTGTGGGAACTATTTCTAAATTAGAAGGAATTACGGCCGAAGATATTGGAATTATTACGATTGAAGACCATGTTTCTTTTGTCGAAATTTTAAATGGAAAAGGTCCGGCAGTGCTGGAAATGATGCGCTCTCGTAAAGTGAAAGGTAGACGCCTGAAAGTAAACGAGGCCAGAAAACGATAA
- a CDS encoding DUF3116 family protein — MERPDNQLILMVLEVVKNPIYNIKSLTINFLQGDIVGNSTRNELLYCTYWLEFHGFILRDEKGDNQKYYSMTKQGDFLLQKIKNELS, encoded by the coding sequence ATGGAAAGGCCAGATAATCAACTTATTTTAATGGTGTTAGAAGTTGTTAAAAATCCAATTTACAATATAAAATCACTAACAATTAATTTTCTACAAGGTGACATCGTTGGGAATTCCACAAGAAATGAGTTGTTATACTGCACTTACTGGCTTGAATTTCATGGCTTTATTCTTCGTGACGAAAAAGGGGATAACCAAAAGTACTATAGCATGACCAAACAAGGAGATTTTCTACTTCAAAAAATTAAAAATGAACTTTCTTAG
- a CDS encoding NUDIX hydrolase: MYKYTLCFLQRADEILLLNRQKSPWMGSWNGVGGKIEQGETLLESVQREITEETGISSNDYEIRDIGEMKWFVDGENLGGMHLFLANLPDNYVYPTPRTTDEGILDFKKRKWILNPENTGVVNNLPYIIEHAPVFPARIEVSTKYQENTLLHISHQSL; encoded by the coding sequence ATGTATAAATACACCCTTTGTTTTCTCCAAAGAGCCGATGAAATTTTATTGTTAAATAGACAAAAATCCCCTTGGATGGGAAGTTGGAATGGTGTTGGTGGCAAAATTGAGCAAGGGGAAACACTTCTTGAATCCGTCCAACGGGAAATCACAGAAGAGACCGGAATTTCCTCAAATGACTACGAAATTCGTGATATCGGTGAAATGAAATGGTTTGTGGATGGTGAAAATCTTGGAGGTATGCATTTATTTCTGGCCAATCTTCCGGATAATTATGTATATCCAACACCTCGCACAACCGATGAAGGAATACTTGATTTTAAAAAAAGAAAATGGATACTTAATCCGGAAAATACAGGTGTAGTGAACAATTTACCTTATATTATCGAACATGCTCCAGTGTTCCCAGCTAGAATAGAAGTTTCAACAAAATATCAAGAAAACACATTATTACATATTAGTCATCAATCTTTATAA